A section of the Trachemys scripta elegans isolate TJP31775 chromosome 10, CAS_Tse_1.0, whole genome shotgun sequence genome encodes:
- the LOC117884332 gene encoding hemoglobin subunit alpha-D isoform X2: MLNHDEKQLIKHAWEKVLGHQEDFGAEALERMFSVYPQTKTYFPHFDLHHDSEQIRHHGKKVVTALGDAVRHMDNLSEALSELSNLHAYNLRVDPVNFKLLSHCFQVVLAVHLADEYTPQVHVAYDKFLAAVSAVLAEKYR; this comes from the exons ATGCTGAACCACGACGAGAAGCAGCTGATCAAACACGCCTGGGAGAAGGTGCTGGGGCACCAGGAGGACTTTGGGGCCGAGGCCCTGGAGAG gatGTTCAGCGTCTACCCCCAGACCAAGACCTACTTCCCCCACTTCGACCTGCACCATGACTCGGAGCAGATCCGCCACCACGGCAAGAAGGTGGTGACCGCCCTGGGGGACGCCGTGAGGCACATGGACAACCTCAGCGAGGCGCTCTCCGAGCTCAGCAACCTGCACGCCTACAACCTGCGCGTGGACCCGGTCAACTTCAAG CTGCTGTCCCACTGCTTCCAGGTGGTGCTGGCCGTGCATCTGGCCGACGAGTACACCCCGCAGGTGCACGTCGCCTATGACAAGTTCCTGGCCGCCGTCTCGGCGGTGCTGGCCGAGAAGTACCGGTGA
- the LOC117884332 gene encoding hemoglobin subunit theta-1 isoform X1, which produces MLNHDEKQLIKHAWEKVLGHQEDFGAEALERMFSVYPQTKTYFPHFDLHHDSEQIRHHGKKVVTALGDAVRHMDNLSEALSELSNLHAYNLRVDPVNFKASAGQGWGEFPGVRDQPPLSLLSRGCGISPPFPFSPGGAGSAPPFPSLPGVRGQPPPFPFPPGGAGSAPPFPFSPGGAGSAPPIPFSPGGARCPRRCRLGTPSDRGLVCR; this is translated from the exons ATGCTGAACCACGACGAGAAGCAGCTGATCAAACACGCCTGGGAGAAGGTGCTGGGGCACCAGGAGGACTTTGGGGCCGAGGCCCTGGAGAG gatGTTCAGCGTCTACCCCCAGACCAAGACCTACTTCCCCCACTTCGACCTGCACCATGACTCGGAGCAGATCCGCCACCACGGCAAGAAGGTGGTGACCGCCCTGGGGGACGCCGTGAGGCACATGGACAACCTCAGCGAGGCGCTCTCCGAGCTCAGCAACCTGCACGCCTACAACCTGCGCGTGGACCCGGTCAACTTCAAGGCAAGtgcaggccagggctggggagagttCCCGGGG GTGCGGGATCAGCCccccctttcccttctctcccgGGGGTGCGGGATCAGCCccccctttcccttctctcccgGGGGTGCGGGATCAGCCccccctttcccttctctcccgGGGGTGCGGGGTcagccccccccctttcccttccctcccggGGGTGCGGGATCAgcccccccctttcccttctctcccgGGGGTGCGGGATCAGccccccccattcccttctcTCCCGGGGGTGCGCGCTGTCCCAGGCGCTGCCGGCTCGGGACTCCCTCGGACCGAGGGTTGGTCTGCCGCTGA
- the LOC117884394 gene encoding hemoglobin subunit pi yields MTLTQAEKAAVVAIWGKIAAQADALGTESLERLFSSFPQTKTYFPHFDLSQGSAQLHGHGSKVLGAIGEAVKNIDNITGALATLSELHAYILRVDPVNFKLLSHCILCSVAAHFPNDFTPEVHAAWDKFLSQISSVLTEKYR; encoded by the exons ATGACTCTAACTCAAGCTGAGAAGGCTGCAGTGGTTGCCATTTGGGGAAAGATCGCTGCCCAAGCTGATGCCCTTGGGACCGAGTCACTGGAGAG GCTTTTTTCAAGCTTCCCCCAGACCAAGACCTATTTCCCTCATTTCGATCTCAGCCAAGGTTCTGCTCAGCTTCATGGCCATGGCTCCAAGGTCCTGGGTGCTATTGGTGAGGCTGTCAAGAACATCGATAACATTACAGGTGCCTTGGCCACACTTAGCGAGCTGCATGCCTACATCCTCCGAGTTGATCCGGTGAACTTCAAG CTGCTTTCCCATTGCATTCTGTGCTCTGTTGCTGCCCACTTTCCCAATGACTTTACCCCAGAAGTTCATGCTGCATGGGACAAGTTCCTGTCCCAGATTTCTTCGGTGCTGACTGAGAAGTATAGATAA